One part of the Podarcis muralis chromosome 3, rPodMur119.hap1.1, whole genome shotgun sequence genome encodes these proteins:
- the RNASET2 gene encoding ribonuclease T2 isoform X1, whose amino-acid sequence MLIRKSPKRSMNPITSYCLFVGCFWLAIFGGTATHELEESDDHPHKWEMLYLVHQWPVTVCKMNEHDCKEDPLLYWTIHGLWPDKAEDCNRTWHFNLSELQDLMGDMKKYWPDVLHPNHTFFWKHEWEKHGTCAAMLESLNSEEKYFSKALELYKRIDLNSYLLKVGITPGSTSYQLAAIRDALTDAYGVTPKIQCLPGEEGHIQIIGQMKFCITKEFTLRNCTEPKTDSSPVPEDHFYRTEDLEICNDTLTYYPSHLHE is encoded by the exons ATGTTGATTCGAA AGTCACCAAAAAGGAGCATGAATCCTATTACTTCATACTGTTTGTTTGTTGGGTGCTTTTGGCTTGCTATCTTTGGTGGGACTGCCACACATGAGTTGGAGGAATC TGATGATCATCCTCATAAGTGGGAAATGTTGTACCTTGTGCACCAGTGGCCAGTGACAGTATGTAAG ATGAATGAACATGATTGCAAAGAAGATCCACTATTGTACTGGACAATCCATGGACTCTG GCCTGATAAAGCAGAAGACTGTAATAGAACTTGGCACTTTAACTTATCTGAACTTCAG gATCTCATGGGTGACATGAAGAAATATTGGCCAGATGTGCTTCATCCAAACCATACCTTTTTCTG GAAGCATGAATGGGAGAAACATGGGACTTGTGCTGCTATGCTGGAATCCCTTAATTCTGAAGAAAAGTACTTTAGTAAAGCTCTGGAGCTCTATAAAAGAATTGATCTTAACAG TTATCTCTTGAAAGTTGGGATAACACCAGGCAGTACCAGCTACCAG CTGGCAGCCATCAGAGATGCTCTTACAGATGCTTATGGTGTAACACCAAAGATTCAGTGTCTTCCTGGAGAAGAG GGTCATATACAGATAATTGGCCAGATGAAATTCTGTATCACCAAGGAGTTTACCCTGAGAAACTGTACAGAGCCAAAGACTGATTCTTCTCCCGTCCCTGAGGATCATTTCTACCGTACGGAAGATTTGGAAATATGCAATGATACACTGACATATTATCCTTCACATCTGCATGAATGA
- the RNASET2 gene encoding ribonuclease T2 isoform X2: MNPITSYCLFVGCFWLAIFGGTATHELEESDDHPHKWEMLYLVHQWPVTVCKMNEHDCKEDPLLYWTIHGLWPDKAEDCNRTWHFNLSELQDLMGDMKKYWPDVLHPNHTFFWKHEWEKHGTCAAMLESLNSEEKYFSKALELYKRIDLNSYLLKVGITPGSTSYQLAAIRDALTDAYGVTPKIQCLPGEEGHIQIIGQMKFCITKEFTLRNCTEPKTDSSPVPEDHFYRTEDLEICNDTLTYYPSHLHE; encoded by the exons ATGAATCCTATTACTTCATACTGTTTGTTTGTTGGGTGCTTTTGGCTTGCTATCTTTGGTGGGACTGCCACACATGAGTTGGAGGAATC TGATGATCATCCTCATAAGTGGGAAATGTTGTACCTTGTGCACCAGTGGCCAGTGACAGTATGTAAG ATGAATGAACATGATTGCAAAGAAGATCCACTATTGTACTGGACAATCCATGGACTCTG GCCTGATAAAGCAGAAGACTGTAATAGAACTTGGCACTTTAACTTATCTGAACTTCAG gATCTCATGGGTGACATGAAGAAATATTGGCCAGATGTGCTTCATCCAAACCATACCTTTTTCTG GAAGCATGAATGGGAGAAACATGGGACTTGTGCTGCTATGCTGGAATCCCTTAATTCTGAAGAAAAGTACTTTAGTAAAGCTCTGGAGCTCTATAAAAGAATTGATCTTAACAG TTATCTCTTGAAAGTTGGGATAACACCAGGCAGTACCAGCTACCAG CTGGCAGCCATCAGAGATGCTCTTACAGATGCTTATGGTGTAACACCAAAGATTCAGTGTCTTCCTGGAGAAGAG GGTCATATACAGATAATTGGCCAGATGAAATTCTGTATCACCAAGGAGTTTACCCTGAGAAACTGTACAGAGCCAAAGACTGATTCTTCTCCCGTCCCTGAGGATCATTTCTACCGTACGGAAGATTTGGAAATATGCAATGATACACTGACATATTATCCTTCACATCTGCATGAATGA